A region of the Parasteatoda tepidariorum isolate YZ-2023 chromosome 7, CAS_Ptep_4.0, whole genome shotgun sequence genome:
aatttttttttattatgattttacagtgctgagcataatcttgtatctatttacaatttaaaaacgcattgaaaaagttttttgcaataaccggaccctatttgcacaaattcataaaagcaggaccctggttgaaagaatgtgagtaattttttcacaaaaacggaccattcacaaaatgtctggacagacccctggtagtTTTGCCGAACggcattttttattactaaatttggtgatattttaaaatagaaaatatttatattgagtGATTCCTCTAGATTTTGAAAACTGCAGGCTTTAAGGACTCAGAAATCTCATATTTCTATGTCTCTTTTTACTAAAAACTGGTCcctatttaaagtataaatttattatctctttatccatctattaatatttgtaatttttctatctATTGATTgacaaaacaagaaattttaaaacaaaaaagagttATACCTAAACAATCAAGGCTTTTATGTAGGACTGATCAAACAACATCaaggaaaacataaaaatttaatttgttactcAGAGTTATTCAGCtattaataaaaacgaaaagattttttttttttgcatacatttaAAGTTGGTTGAAATTTTGCCTATATAATTCTGGTGATGTGCTATTTTCATCTGTGCTGgtgagttaattttaatttgtaaaaataattactgactATTTTTGAGTTAGTTATCAaactttgatgaaattttttgtagttttcaagcatatttttatgatatcataaatgaataaattagaaatatgtactagtcaaaaaataaataaaaaatattagaaagattttaataaaaatgtatcaaattaaCTCATGCCAATAAGTGTAccaagttgaatatttttttttttttcagttgtcaTCTACGTGCATTTTTAAAGGTTTCgcataatgtaaatttaaagaattttaataatttctgggttaaatttttctttttttttgtcaattaaatcTGTAGTTCattttcctcttttaaaaagattatacatattatataagcaatgtatatatatatatataagcaataCTAATATGaactacactggttatcataaattaaggaaaattcacaaaaatcgcgataactctttcaattacacatggaattttatgaaacttacccacaatatacaacacatagtaaggtattaaacaacataaaaagaaattatcagacattaatagtagtatagaaattagcacatgtataaaataaacaaattggaagtatcggtttgcaatagaaaaagtacctttaatatggaatatgattgcctctagaagcaatacagcacaaacagcgatgtgtgatgctttcaattatgcggtctatcagttcaataggaagtgagagccattgctcttgtaaagcagttgcaagcgtggcaagggtctgagggggcggattgatggcagatacacgcctccctagagcatcccaaacgtgctcgataggattcaagtccggggatcgagctggccactccatgcgagtaattgtttcctgttgaagataatcatcaacaatgcgagctctgtgtggtcttgcattatcgtcctgtaacaggaagcaatcaccaattgccccggcatatgggcgcacataagcatcaaggatgttgtctcgataaacctgagcattcacggttccccttggaaagacatggaggtatgtgcgccctcctaaggatatgcctccccaaacacagacactgcctcttccgtatgcatctctttcacggatgtttgatggatgataacgggtcccaggttctctccatatcaaataacgtctactgtcactttctagactaaacctggactcatccgtaaagagaacaggcctccattgatctgacgtccagtggacatgttgtcgggcccactgcaaacggtctctcctatggcgtgatgtgagcggcacgcaaatggctggtcgtctcgcatacagaccaccttcgtggagccttctgcgcacagttgacgttgacaccaaccttccggtggctgcagcaagagaggatctaagatgtgtcggagtagcggttctattcctgcgtgcacttaatgtcaaatatcggtcatcggcactggtcgtaacagttggccgtccttgactgaacctcctagatgccgaatctgtggtttgaaattgcctccaaagtctatgaaccacagatggactcacatttagccatctggccacttctgattgactctgccctgcctctagtctcccgatggctctccatcgtagttcttcaggcaaatgatgcctagaggtcattattacgaattggctatctcagattttcaatgtcgcaatcacagtaaaatttgtgtgctttctctcaaacttggacttttatgctccaggcagatgacgtaagccgagtgcagcgccactaatttgcatattgcaattttactcagctactcttagtggacaacatatgcaaattttgcacggtttggcttacttttgaaagagttatcgctatttttgtgatttttccttaatttatgataaccagtgtattttATAGCCATGAAACATTACACATTGTTCTGTGAACAATGcttaaaagtttgatttgtCGCGAGTGTAGTATGAGGCTAGTATCTAggatgatattattattttatttctaatttaaatagtttttattttaaaaatagatgtaaCATCTGggatgataaaattattaatttatttctaaagttattaattttttttagaaacaagtttaatactaaaaatattgctGCATGAAAGATGGtattatctattaatttattatctgttaattatttattattaaattaataatctattactttatttctcatgtgatttttttctggTGTGTATAAGCTTTATTTATGAGGTGTTGTTATAAGAATTAATATTcgttataaatgaattatttatcttttttttttctccttcacgAAAGTTCAATGTGtggaatatataattatttttctagtatTAACTTATctgttgtaaaaatataaactagcATTATATTATCtgtgattaataaattattgatttcttcTTGATTTGAATTTTCTCCTTCTAAATACAAGCTTAATATCTGGGGTTATTATCTTATTAATGTATAATCTGTTTGTAGTTGATTTTcttgttctaaatttattacctatttttaaattgttatatagtattaaattattatctagTACAGAGATGTTAACtgttatgatttataattttacaattaattattacaatttctttGTCAAAATTACAGTCCtataaacaagtaataaaatttatggtttttgagatttttcattataatctAAGGTGTGTTTTCTCCCCTTAACTGccaaaagttatgaaattttgttgtttgcaaacaatgtagaatatttttttttctattccttaAACTAttctaaaagcaataaataatgaagatGATGTGATTGAAGcaagaaatgaaaagaaataagagCAAACGAACATTACCCCATCTTTCACTTagctattttgaaaaagaaaatgggggccagtttaaaatttaaccgAAAACTAGAACAATTATTCCAAGTAATCAATTTACATCATATAAAATTTCActcactttttaatttggtaACTTTGCCAAAGTGTTActcttttagtaaaataatagtaaaattcatgcatagttttgttaatattttttacctttatagaATTAAGTAGtgtttaatcttaaaattatgctaatttaaattataactattattaatttctcttaACCAGTACCCTCTTAATGCGTGGGCAAACCCGAGGGCCCTAAGTTCTCAGCGATCCTTgagaatcttactttttatatattttttaagataaatatattctCATGTAAAaagtgtgcattttttttctatgaatagtgattgattatcatgcaaacaacaataatttgaaaagtttatcgCTATGAAAGCTTAAAAAGTCATCCAAAATCTATTTCTCTACGTTAAAATTAAGGTTTTTAGGTACTCAACTAATTTCTCATATCTAATTTCTTGACCACCACCAATTCCgtttagtatttataaatagttaactaaagtaataattgaaaaagtttagaATTGCAGAGCACTATTGGACAGCTACTTTTAAACTGGTTTTGTCTAATGTGCattgaaaagtgttttaataacTGACTTTAATAATGTGACAAAATAATTCATgcgtttttgaatttttttatttgttaaactctttattttttaaatttaattattgtaattagctttttggttttgaaaattattttattatttgaggatTGCAATTgcatctcattttttaaaaaaattatgcatagtttaaaattgctttattttatgtgtgTTGCGTTTCTGGAGTGacaaaaatgtctttaattttgttaaaatgactgcatatcttaaaaatgctcTATTTTGTGTATGTGAAATTGTTTAGTTCGATTTTAAACAGTATGACATGTTATAGAGCCCCAAAACATTTCCGTGCCAGGCTTGCTATTAAGACAGCCCTGCTCTTAACTATGTTCCTTTCTTTGTGCCTCTGATTATCGATAACTAATTTGGAAAGTTAGCACCTCTGTctcgtattattttattatctatttttaattagttatctgttattgatttatttttaatctggatttttttccccttttagaTACAAACTTAACATGTGGGATGTTGGAGGTCAAAAATCTTTGAGATCTTATTGGAGGAATTACTTTGAAAGTACTGATGGTCTGATATGGGTTGTAGACAGCGCAGATAGACGTAGGTTACAGGATTGTAAAGATGAATTACACACATTATTGCTTGAGGAGGTttgtttaattgcttttaatccCTATAAATTATTACTGGTGTGTTACTATTTTATGATTATCTGTCAGGGTGTTTAACAATGtgtaaaacatggaaaaatagaaatttttctgaCCATCCCTGAAAACGTATAAGTCTGGAAGTTTAaatcaccatttttaaaaataaaaaaccgtTTCGCACCCTCTTTTGCATCCACTGTAATTCTACCATGTAACCaaggaaattcttttaaattttgagtgtaattaaatataatcaattaaattagtttcatcaatttgtaaatatttagttaaaaaagaatatttcattatattatactaaaggtgaatgattaaaaaaaacacattacttgGTAtgtataattatcaaaatttatgataGAAATGactactttataaatttatatttttagtttaaaaatatatatctctaGTTTATgtcttgaattttcttttttagtgaaCATGCAAGAAAAAGTCTAATGTTGTTAAAGCATCTTAcagcttaatttaaatttttgtcattaattttatatcttttaaaatttaataaatagcaaatttaaGGAATGTgagaaaaaagctaaaatttgaaatttttgcataaaaatctaaaaagtcAGAGAGTAATACTCCAATACTCTGCCAGACATCCTGATTATTTGACGTTTTAAAAACCACTAGCTTAAGTGTGTATTTTTGacattcattttaaacattttattgatgtttcgacattgtataaatttgtaaagaatattctactcaaaatttgataaaacgtAGATTTTGTTTAATACAAAGTTACATCTATTTATTTGACTTAATCCTTAAAACTAGACAAACCCCCAGGGAACCCCGAGGCAGAATCGTAATGACACAAtgacattgtcgcagaatgtTACGGAGTTatttcagaaagtttttttttcttcgaaaattaaaaaaaaatacttttcttttcctACAGAAATTTGcacataatatttgaatcatgcatttgaaTAATCAGTTTTTGATGCACTCAAGTTACGTAGATAGTATCGCAAATCGATGTaatgtttcgattgtattttcagcagttattcatattgattttcatgtgaattttaaatatcccgatatatttcaaacaatatggaaaattcaaatcgtgcatttgagtatttactttttaaggcaataattctatcGAATTTTTGGAAGttattgatttctccatagcTTTTcaatcagatatttttatacaatatttattacaacaacctaaTCTCGAATTGAAACACACATCTGAGGAGTCCGATTCGCGTCGCCTGATTTCgtcgtcaattttttttcccggCTATTACTACTATAggtttcatgatttttaattattttttttattgtgatatttatttacaaaatgcgtgTTCCTTCCCAAAATGCAagtacatagttttttttttgtaaacgcagtgctattgttattttaaattagtaacatatatgtttgtttaaaagatcttgcagaaagattgcAATCCTAGAGAGTTTTGTTGCACATAGCTCTAAAAAATTCTGCCATGGGGCCAGGGAGTACAACTTTCTTACATAAGCATGAGAGGGGGGTTTGTGATTTGCTGATAAGGgggaatttaaaattgagaaaaatatgcGAAGAGCCccatatttcaattcaattttaaagtgaaaataattttcttaatgatgcaaaagtaatttttttttacttcaagttATCCtcgcaaaattttattaataaatacaacaataaaactattttctatcttacttagttttttaattttatttaaatctgaaatagttttttccttgaattaaagtaacttttaatttttttacttgaagtTAGTTTTGTGAAACTGTAttaatatatacaataaaaatattttccatttaactattatttattaatttgtttctgtGCAAATTAAGGTGGAATCTTGTTATCAAAATTTCAGCAGTTCTCCAACTAACTGTAGCACGAGAATTAATCATTGCCAAATGATTGGTTCTagtatttttcctaatttatctAGTGCTTTAGCAAAGATTGAATCGTTGTGAAATAACAATGATTTGATCCTTTTTAGACTGATATaagctaaattaattttcatattaacaCCAATGTGACGTTATTGtcatacaaaatttttgatcattttcctATTAACTAGAATTGTTATTTCCTCTGTGCTCTCGCAAAAGCTTTGTTCTTCAAAACTACTATTCTTCATGgtcacaaaaatttatcaaagtgaatttattgtaaatcaaaatttaaccaCTTTTCTTCTAGTTTGAAAGTTCAAATTCTAACTAGAGCTCTGTGCTGCTTTActtagttttaattgtttacgAACCATTACAAGTACTGAGTATATAACCAAGAGGAATTtatcgttaaaataaatttcgttcaCTCAACAACTTATTAGTGTTCAAAACTAAGCTAAAGTTGTATGCTGGATAACAATagaacttttaattgtttttggaCCACTGCAAGTAGAATTTATAATGCCCTAAAATACTAAGTTCAACTGTTGtgtaatttataaactataccactaatgtttataaaacttCATATGTAGCTTCTATTTTTCACTTTCAGAGACTTTCGGGTGCAACTTTATTGGTTTTCGCTAATAAACAAGATTTACCAGGGGCTCTAACTGCTCAAGATATAAAAGAGgtaatgataattttgaaattagagaCTATAATACGTAAAAACACAAATGAGTAGCTAAAATTACACTTTGAAAATGCAAAAGATACTGTAACAAAACACATTACgaaatatattgattaatattttcttttatcatggATCATTGTGACACAAAGTGAAAAACcctgaaatttttaagtgcaaaaaatcaatatcaagatattaatttatataccatacatgatttgtatttaatataattttttggaataagatttataattgaattaccTATCAATGAAGAATATCATACCTttatttatagtaactaatttaagaaaaatcttagtTCAGGAATCTAGAGGTTCGATTTTTGAAATGGGGTGAATATGAACAGcgatattacattttaaaatcatgtcaATATGTATCGCAATATTGGATTTGAATTGCTATGCTACCTGGAAAATTGGATTTGTAGCAGGGATGCGAAAAGggatatttcttcaaaattttctgcTATTCATTTGCAAATTgcagatttaaaacaaaattgttttctttgaaggctaagtaaatttttgaaataattttcttttatatgatatatttctattatttttaatgctatttttctctatgtagttatatttttcaattaaaataaaatatacaatataatgtgtaaacaaaaaagcttaattttttgtgGCTTACTCTATATTTTGTATTGCACTGTCAGTACATATTAGACtggaatatttgtaaaatatgtcTGAAAAGGCTggaaaaattaaggaattttattCTTCTAATTGAATAGCAAacaatttagatattaaaaaaaaaattacaaattctaaAGTGAACAACAGAGTTTAATAAATCAGTTACTCATGCATCATGTCCTGATTTTGTTAAATCAGGGCTCACAAGTTATGagtttaactatatttatagGTTCTTTTGAacataaatgttcaaaaaaaaatttctaagagtaattttttataagttaataattaattatcactTTGGTCAGCTTTTAGAATTGGATAACATAAAAACCCACCATTGGAGAATAGTTAATTGCAGTGCTGTTACTGGAGAAAATCTATTGGTAGGAATAGACTGGATATTAGATGATATAGCAGCTAGAATATTTACTTTGGACTAAGTGCTATTTATTGACCAGGAGCAAAGAATACAGCTTTCACTATATTAGGGTGGTTATAAAAATgtcatgctttttttatatatatatttgcttaacATGAACTGTATATATgtaattttcattgttaaataaaaaaaaatttataatattttgatgtaaaactttatttcaaataaatttgatgcCTCTGCtaagtttttatcaaattgGATATTTTTAGTGATAAGTTTGAAGGCTGTTGCAGCGATGGGATTTATATGGGAGGTACTGATATATCAGTACTTAAAACATTCCAAATGTGTTGACTCTTAAATTTAAACCTGGTACCTAAAAGcacgtgaatttttttttaagaaatcaaaatcaCTAAAtaggcttttaaatttaatttttatcagaagGAATTTTGTTTACCTCCTACTGTTCATTAACAGGTTTAAGAATTTTCTAAACAATACTGACTTTATCCTactatttttcaagttaatgaTAATCGAGTTGAATAATGTGAACTCTCGCTACTATGATATCCCATACAACCCCTTTATTACAATAATGTTTCGTGGTCCTGACGaattttcatatgaattaaTGTTATCCCCCTCTCAATATTCTCTGAAGCAATAAACCcctgtaaaacaattttctccATTTgttattggttttcaaataatgaaaaaaatattttttttttattaattttgccattttttttccagtcttTTGTGACAAGAGAAGTCTCACTGCTAATTATGTActtatcttatttcttttcaccATAGTGAATGACTTTTGTATTCTGATTTCAATACCCCATCCTTGATGAACATAGACCACCCCTAAACCttcaattgttaaaattgcTGCCCTTATCTCTGAAGAAGTCACAGATGTAACATTCCTATCTGATTTCATATTTAGCCATAATTACCTctctgcaaattaaatttttatataatatataattagatttatagttaatacatttataacataagaattttaaaaaaatcttattgccTCCCCATAGTATGTAGACGtttgatataataatatattacaacaatatatttatttggtccCCAAAATATTGTTGCAGAAaggttttaatatatatatataaacacatagttaatattttaaatttttttatttcaaagaatacaAATTTCCAgctttacagaaaaataaaatatcaatacattTATAACATGATTAATTTctgatgaataaaatatatacaataaatattaacactAAATATTGGTTGTCTGAAAACTTGtctaatacaattttaaaagttatctgATTAAACTAGGCATTACAAATgtaagtattataaataaaaaatttgcacaaaaaagcaaataatataagaatttaaaacaggATATGTAAAAAGCTGCagcaaatacaaaattagtgaaaatgTGACACTTTTTGCTAGcatacaaaaatagaaaatcccTTTTCCCTAATTAAGAAATTCACGAAGGATAACCAATCCCAACATAATGACCAATATGATCTTCTTGTGTCAAAATATCTACTAGAATATCTGCCAAGTCATATTTAGATATCATTCTTCCAACTGGCGcttcatttttgatttcataatttcCTTTTGCAGGTTCctctacaagaaaaaaaaaacattaatttttatctattttaaaccTAGGATggcaaaataatgtttttaatgaaaaaattggattattttttatatttatcaatcaAAAGACTGATAAAATGTATAAGCAATGctattattatatgtattattaatgcttattattactaaaataattaacatttcttacaaaaatggctaaaaactattatattttaacaaactaatcgctgaaaaaaatctatatccTTTTTTACTCAAGATCAATACCCTTATGAATTTGTAAACACCAAGACTTAAGTCTTcagatttcaaataaagaatCAACTAATTcaggaaacaaaattaattattctaaagtaCACTTAGCAGAATAAGttctaattgtttaataatctacatatttaataaatttcaaaatatatgaataatataataagttttaaatgtaaaaattgaagtataatataaaatgtaaaaattgaagctcaccagcaaattatttttcaaaatgctaacagtaaattattaactataGCTGTTGctgttgttactttacgtcgcactagagctgcacaatgggctattggcgacggtctgggaaacatcccggaggatgatccgaagacatgccatcacaattttgatcctctgcggaagggatggcacccccgcttcggtagcccgacgacctgcgcgcgaagtcgagcactttacggtagcacagtttaacgaggaccaataccgcacaccctcggtccctacgcagactgatccaagtggtcacccacccgcacactgacagtagccagtgatgcttgacttcggtgttctgctgggaaccgtgtcttaacgatcagtccactgcgggacattaACTATAGCTATTCACAGCATTTTTATCTTCacttgtaactttttttttacttacaaatctatttcaaactttaaatgttAGCACGTTATCTCTTTGTACAAAATAcggttgaaaataaattgatactTGAACTGAAACttcaatatcaataaaattggactaaaaaaatcttttttctatttaaatccatgatttttctttaatcaactgattttttttaaatagtcagctgatttaaatcattgatttttaaaagaaaattgatagaTTTCTATCACTATTTCAATCAAGAGAAAGGAATCTAATTAAGTGATTAAATCACTTAAGTCCACTCTATTTTGACaactataaagtaatttttattttgttaaaattaatgtgaactaccattaaaaaaaaatgtagcataTGAAGATGCaccaaata
Encoded here:
- the LOC107444430 gene encoding ADP-ribosylation factor-like protein 2, which produces MGLLTILKKMKQKEKEMRLLMLGLDNAGKTTILKKFNGEDISVISPTLGFNIKTLEHRGYKLNMWDVGGQKSLRSYWRNYFESTDGLIWVVDSADRRRLQDCKDELHTLLLEERLSGATLLVFANKQDLPGALTAQDIKELLELDNIKTHHWRIVNCSAVTGENLLVGIDWILDDIAARIFTLD